The Iamia majanohamensis genome window below encodes:
- a CDS encoding acetyl-CoA C-acetyltransferase yields MPEAVIVSTARTPIGRAMKGSLKNERPDDLTSFIVDTALNQVPELDRTTVDDLILGCGQPAGEAGFNMARIAAIQAGMPDVPGVTINRYCSSSVQAIRMATHAIRAGEGDVFVAAGVEAVSRFLNGMADVGGAKNPRYADAEARTAERQAGGQGDWTPPEGLPDVYIAMGETAENVAELTGTTREEMDEFAALSQQRATASLENGFWEHEITPVTTTDDEGNQVTVGKDDGIRAGTTAEGLANLKPAFRPDGKITAGNACPLNDGAAAVIVMSDTRAAELGLTPLARVVASGVTGLNPEIMGLGPIEASKQALARAGMTIDDIDLVEINEAFAAQVIPSAKELGISWDKLNVNGGSIALGHPFGMTGARIATTLIHGLQDADKTFGLETMCVGGGQGMAMIFERLS; encoded by the coding sequence GTGCCCGAAGCCGTCATCGTCAGCACCGCCCGCACCCCCATCGGTCGGGCCATGAAGGGCTCGCTCAAGAACGAGCGCCCCGACGACCTCACGTCCTTCATCGTCGACACCGCCCTCAACCAGGTCCCCGAGCTCGACCGCACCACGGTCGACGACCTCATCCTGGGCTGCGGCCAGCCCGCCGGCGAGGCCGGGTTCAACATGGCCCGCATCGCCGCCATCCAGGCCGGCATGCCCGACGTCCCCGGCGTCACCATCAACCGCTACTGCTCGTCGTCGGTGCAGGCCATCCGCATGGCCACCCACGCCATCCGCGCCGGCGAGGGCGACGTCTTCGTGGCCGCCGGCGTCGAGGCCGTGAGCCGCTTCCTGAACGGCATGGCCGACGTCGGTGGGGCCAAGAACCCCCGCTACGCCGACGCCGAGGCCCGCACCGCCGAGCGCCAGGCCGGCGGCCAGGGCGACTGGACCCCGCCCGAGGGCCTGCCCGATGTCTACATCGCCATGGGCGAGACGGCCGAGAACGTGGCCGAGCTCACCGGCACCACCCGCGAGGAGATGGACGAGTTCGCCGCCCTCTCCCAGCAGCGGGCCACCGCCTCCTTGGAGAACGGCTTCTGGGAGCACGAGATCACCCCCGTCACCACCACCGACGACGAGGGCAACCAGGTCACCGTGGGCAAGGACGATGGCATCCGGGCCGGCACCACCGCCGAGGGCCTGGCCAACCTCAAGCCCGCCTTCCGCCCCGACGGCAAGATCACCGCCGGCAACGCCTGCCCGCTGAACGACGGCGCCGCCGCCGTCATCGTCATGAGCGACACCCGCGCCGCCGAGCTGGGCCTCACCCCGCTCGCTCGCGTCGTCGCCTCCGGCGTCACCGGCCTCAACCCCGAGATCATGGGCCTCGGGCCCATCGAGGCCTCCAAGCAGGCCCTCGCCCGCGCCGGCATGACCATCGACGACATCGACCTGGTCGAGATCAACGAGGCCTTCGCGGCCCAGGTGATCCCCTCGGCCAAGGAGCTCGGCATCAGCTGGGACAAGCTCAACGTCAACGGCGGCTCCATCGCCCTGGGCCACCCCTTCGGCATGACCGGCGCCCGCATCGCCACCACCCTCATCCACGGCCTCCAGGACGCGGACAAGACCTTCGGCCTGGAGACCATGTGCGTCGGCGGCGGCCAGGGCATGGCCATGATCTTCGAGCGCCTCTCGTAG